Sequence from the Panicum virgatum strain AP13 chromosome 5N, P.virgatum_v5, whole genome shotgun sequence genome:
TGGGCTTCATAAGAAAATAATCCCGCCTAAACATCATCATCAGAATAATCACGGGTTAACGCTCCTGCCAACCAGAGCGCCGTCGCTGCACAATCCCGCTAACCGTTGTGCAAATTTCGGCGCCCATAACACCCCCCACCCTCGCCAAACTCACCAATCCGCGCCATGATCCGCGGCATCGACCCAACTCCCAATCCCACCCGTCCGTCTCCGGCACATCGAACGGCGCAGCTTGCCTGCGCACCCCACCGCTCGCCGCCCCACCGCGGGGCCAGGCGGAGCGGACGAGGCGAGcggacgctgccgccgccgccctccgtccCTCCAGATCtccgcggcgaggagggagcCGGAGGTGAGCAGGGGCCGCACTCGCCGTAGGTGAAGCAGGGGGCCGCCGGCCGTGCCCGCGGCCCGCGTCCGCCCCcgagctcgcccgccgccgcggccagtgCTCGtcggcccgcgcccgcgccgctcgcccaccgccgcgctcgcgctcgcccgtggccgcgccgctcgcccaccGCCGCAGAGAGATGCATAGTAGGAGAGAAgcgattcatttttagctctcctctctcctcgcgAAGCAAAATGCCTCGCCGGCTGCTTGTGCTGTTGGAGCTCCGTTCGTGGATGCACAGTGGCCAGCTCAAGATCTTCCTCGAGAACGTCATCCGCGACGCCGTCACCTACACGGAGCACGCCCGCCGCAAGACCGTCACCGCCATGGACGTCGTCTACGCGCTCAAGCGCCAGGGCCGCACCCTCTACGGATTCGGCGGctgaggggcgccgccgccgcccggtggccgtgccaaaagtcttgggtCGCGGTCAAGAAATCGTGGAGGAGGCGAGAGTGTTCTGGTCCATATATGCTCTGTTTCGTAGGATTATCAGTAGAGCCAATTATTGTTGGTTGGCGGCTTGGATCATTCTAGAGCCGCGCTCAAGTAGTAGTATTTGAAGTTGTATGGCAAAGTTGACCTGCATTTGCTATctgttctgaacttctgatatGAATCCGGTGCCTTGCCACGCTGTGATGTGGATTCGCTTCATATCTCATTAGAACAACTGGTGAATTCACTTGAAATCTTGAATTGCTTTTCGGGGTTTTGATTGCTCGGCATTCTCTAGATGTGGATGGTTAGGGTCGACTGCTCTAGCCTGTCCCAGGGATCTCGCGAATGTTTCGTGTTCTGAAACTTGAGCCATTTGGGTCTGTGAATCACGAAACCATTGCAATTGCCATTTTTCTTCAGAACATCGCCTCCTTTTCATCTTTCTCTCCTGGTTGACACGATTATTTGGTTGAGCGGCACTGCCATCTCAGTAGCAAAAACGAATAGTCGGTCCTCAATTCGTGCACCACCAGTTCGTTGGTTCAAAGGGTGCTCTCGAGCTGTACAATAAGGATTCAAAATGCATACTGAGGTGTTTCAGACACACTGTATGATGGAAAAAACGGATTACTAGTAGTACATTTGAATTTTGGCATATATTTGTTGAAAATTAACGTGGCAAATACTGTAAAACGGTCAAAGTTGGGCCGTCTTCCGCAATCGTTTTTTTTTGGAGTTAGGCCCATTGACTACCCCGCTCTCTCCTTCACGAATCACGAGCCCACTGTAAACAGATCCGatcccttctctcttcctcctgTTACTTTCCCCAACGCCACCGCCTCAAAATTTCTTCACTTCTCAGACCGCCGCGCCCCCGCGCCCTGTCCAACTTATCACGAGGCAAGCAAGTCGTCGTGCGTTCCTCGTGCCTTCTCCGGCGGGTGCCTCCGTTCGATTTGGCCCAGTGGTGGGCCGTACTGGCGCCGATTGGGCGCCTCTTCTCTTCCGAGGGCTTTGCTAGGGTTCCAGCTCGACATTTGGAGCTCcagggcgcggccgcgcggggggACGGCGACACAGGGCGGAACCGGCGACGAGACGGCCGTGGTAAACTGGTAACGTTTCCGCTGCCCCTGGCTCGCTACAGAATTTTGATCACAGGAGTTTTCCGTGATGAATTGATGCGTTCTCCACCGGTTTGGATCGCAATGTTGGTTGATTTGACTGCTCGTTGCTGTAGTTTTGCATCTGCTCGTTCGCTTGGCGGTAGCAGTTTTTTGCTGGGAAAATACGGCGCTACTGGTACTCGGCCCATTCCCATGTCTTAGCCCAGTAGGCCAGCCCATCCTGAACGCGTACGCGACCGTCTCCTTCATTCCTCCGACAGAAGGAGACGCTTCGCCTCCTCCTCTCAATTTCCTTCCCCATTGCGTCTCTAGACCTAATCTCCAGCCGCCGAGCGCCCGATGCTCCCGCCGAGGCCCTGTTAGCCAAGTCAAACATCGCTGCTAGTGCTAGGCTATGGTGCTTCAGCCGCTCTTCATCTGACGAGGTACTTGGTGAGACATACAGGCATACAGCTTGTTGATTGTGCTAGTCTGCTAGATGCATGGCATTATCTTCGTCTTTACTTGCTGTTTTTACAGTTTCCTAAAATTGTCCGCTCTTAGATAAGAATACCAAGGTTCTAGAGTAATCTCTAAACAATAGAGGAGTAGAATTTGCCTTTAGAATTACTGACACTTGAATACAACTTGCTTAGTTCGGCATTATCTAGGTAGATtgaatttgtttttttcctgcGTCTATTCACTTCTATATTTTGTGGTTGTGTGCCTGGATCGTTAGTGTAATGTAACTGCAATCGCTATCCTGCCCTTTGTTGGCTTTTCAAGAATATGAGATGGAGCTGCCCATTTTTCTATTAAGAATAAAGTTTAGTGCAGGGTACTAACTAACTATGCAACATCGCCTACAAGTCACTGCTACCATGGTTACATGCATTTATGATTATTGATTAATAATAATGATAACGACTGAAGGATTTCATTGGCTCCATTAAACATGTCTTCACATCAACAATCTTATATCCTTGGCGCGGTCTGAGACCGTCAGTGTCAGCCTGTATCTTATACTAACATTAGTTAGCTCTGTCACAATTTTTTTACCTAATTATTGTCTTGTTTCGCCAGAATCACTGTTTTCTATTGATGCTATTTTGTTTTGTTAATATAAAGTGACATCGATCTGACAATAGTTTCTCTGGTTGTTAATCCTAAATAAACAGGGCAGGAACTTGGAGCTGCTGGCCATCATTCTTGGTCTTCTTCAACTGGGACTTCCTTGAACTATTTGATGGATAGTATAAACCAAAATGCACTTTACTATGACCCCCAGAGGGATGTATCAGTTTCAGGAGCTACTCAAAGTGTGACAAACTGCGAGCCTCATGTGGTTCAATCCGCTAACTCTTATGTTCCTCGCTCAACATCGGTTCAACATGACTACAATG
This genomic interval carries:
- the LOC120671911 gene encoding histone H4-like, which encodes MPRRLLVLLELRSWMHSGQLKIFLENVIRDAVTYTEHARRKTVTAMDVVYALKRQGRTLYGFGG